In the genome of Kitasatospora cineracea, one region contains:
- a CDS encoding globin has protein sequence MTDTGRKTTTAPEETFYDQVGGEETFRRLVHLFYRGVAQDELLRPMYPEEDLGPAEERFALFLMQYWGGPRTYSEHRGHPRLRMRHAPFRVDRAAHDAWLGHMRAALDELALPAEADRELWNYLTYAAASMVNTAG, from the coding sequence GTGACTGACACCGGGCGCAAGACCACCACCGCACCAGAGGAGACCTTCTACGACCAGGTCGGCGGCGAGGAGACCTTCCGCCGGCTGGTGCACCTCTTCTACCGCGGTGTCGCCCAGGACGAGCTGCTGCGCCCGATGTACCCGGAGGAGGACCTCGGCCCCGCCGAGGAGCGCTTCGCGCTGTTCCTGATGCAGTACTGGGGCGGTCCGCGCACCTACAGCGAGCACCGCGGCCACCCCCGGCTGCGGATGCGGCACGCCCCGTTCCGGGTCGACCGGGCCGCCCACGACGCCTGGCTGGGACACATGCGCGCCGCCCTGGACGAGCTGGCGCTGCCCGCCGAGGCCGACCGCGAGCTGTGGAACTACCTGACGTACGCCGCCGCCTCGATGGTCAACACCGCGGGCTGA
- a CDS encoding acyl-CoA thioesterase: MARHIYACPLRWSDMDAFGHVNNVVFLRYLEEARIDFMFTRAAEAGAGEFAGGSVVARHEIDYKRPLVHRPEPVTIETWVTKIGGASLTVSYEIKDVAADGTETVYVTASTVVVPYNLAEARPRRISPVEREFLSRFTDEQPADCAAA; encoded by the coding sequence GTGGCTCGCCACATCTACGCCTGCCCCCTGCGGTGGTCCGACATGGACGCCTTCGGCCACGTCAACAACGTGGTCTTCCTGCGCTACCTGGAGGAGGCCCGGATCGACTTCATGTTCACCCGGGCCGCCGAGGCCGGGGCCGGGGAGTTCGCGGGCGGCTCCGTGGTGGCGCGCCACGAGATCGACTACAAGCGGCCGCTGGTGCACCGCCCCGAGCCGGTCACCATCGAGACCTGGGTGACGAAGATCGGCGGCGCCTCGCTGACCGTCTCCTACGAGATCAAGGACGTCGCCGCCGACGGCACCGAGACGGTCTACGTCACCGCCTCCACCGTGGTCGTCCCCTACAACCTCGCCGAGGCCCGCCCGCGCCGGATCAGCCCGGTCGAGCGGGAGTTCCTGAGCCGGTTCACCGACGAGCAGCCGGCCGACTGCGCCGCCGCCTGA
- the ettA gene encoding energy-dependent translational throttle protein EttA, which translates to MAEYIYTMRKVRKAHGDKVILDDVTLSFLPGAKIGVVGPNGAGKSTVLRMMAGLDQPSNGDAFLSPGFTVGMLQQEPPLDESKNVLENVQDGVKETKAKLDRFNEIAELMATDYSDELLAEMGTLQEDLDHANAWDLDAQLEQAMDALGCPPGDWPVTKLSGGEKRRVALCKLLLEQPDLLLLDEPTNHLDAESVNWLEQHLEKYPGTVVAVTHDRYFLDNVAEWILELDRGRAYPYEGNYSTYLETKQTRLKVEGQKDAKRAKRLKEELEWVRSNAKGRQAKSKARLARYEEMAAEADKMRKLDFEEIQIPPGPRLGSVVIEVDKLQKAFGDKVLIDDLSFTLPRNGIVGVIGPNGAGKTTLFKMLQDLETPDGGTVKVGETVKISYVDQTRSNIDPKKTLWEVVSDGLDWINVGQVEMPSRAYVSAFGFKGPDQQKPAGVLSGGERNRLNLALTLKQGGNLLLLDEPTNDLDVETLSSLENALLEFPGCAVVISHDRWFLDRVATHILAYEGESKWFWFEGNFESYEKNKVERLGADAARPHRASYKKLTRG; encoded by the coding sequence GTGGCGGAATACATCTACACCATGCGCAAGGTGCGCAAGGCACACGGCGACAAGGTCATCCTTGACGACGTGACGCTCAGCTTCCTCCCCGGGGCGAAGATCGGCGTCGTCGGCCCCAACGGCGCCGGTAAGTCGACCGTGCTGCGGATGATGGCGGGCCTCGACCAGCCCTCCAACGGCGACGCCTTCCTCTCGCCGGGCTTCACCGTCGGCATGCTCCAGCAGGAGCCCCCGCTCGACGAGTCCAAGAACGTCCTGGAGAACGTCCAGGACGGCGTCAAGGAGACCAAGGCCAAGCTCGACCGGTTCAACGAGATCGCCGAGCTGATGGCGACCGACTACTCCGACGAGCTGCTCGCCGAGATGGGCACCCTCCAGGAGGACCTGGACCACGCCAACGCCTGGGACCTCGACGCCCAGCTCGAGCAGGCCATGGACGCGCTGGGCTGCCCGCCCGGCGACTGGCCGGTCACCAAGCTCTCCGGCGGCGAGAAGCGCCGCGTGGCGCTGTGCAAGCTGCTGCTCGAGCAGCCCGACCTGCTGCTGCTCGACGAGCCCACCAACCACCTGGACGCCGAGTCGGTGAACTGGCTGGAGCAGCACCTCGAGAAGTACCCCGGCACCGTCGTCGCCGTCACCCACGACCGGTACTTCCTGGACAACGTCGCCGAGTGGATCCTCGAGCTCGACCGCGGCCGCGCCTACCCGTACGAGGGCAACTACTCCACCTACCTGGAGACCAAGCAGACCCGTCTCAAGGTCGAGGGCCAGAAGGACGCCAAGCGCGCCAAGCGGCTCAAGGAAGAGCTGGAGTGGGTCCGCTCCAACGCCAAGGGCCGCCAGGCCAAGTCGAAGGCCCGCCTCGCCCGCTACGAGGAGATGGCGGCCGAGGCCGACAAGATGCGGAAGCTGGACTTCGAGGAGATCCAGATCCCGCCGGGCCCGCGCCTGGGCAGCGTCGTCATCGAGGTCGACAAGCTCCAGAAGGCCTTCGGCGACAAGGTCCTGATCGACGACCTCAGCTTCACCCTGCCGCGCAACGGCATCGTCGGCGTGATCGGCCCCAACGGCGCGGGCAAGACCACCCTGTTCAAGATGCTCCAGGACCTGGAGACGCCGGACGGCGGCACGGTCAAGGTCGGCGAGACCGTCAAGATCAGCTACGTCGACCAGACCCGCTCCAACATCGACCCGAAGAAGACCCTGTGGGAGGTCGTCTCCGACGGCCTCGACTGGATCAACGTCGGCCAGGTCGAGATGCCGTCCCGGGCCTACGTGTCCGCGTTCGGCTTCAAGGGCCCGGACCAGCAGAAGCCGGCCGGGGTGCTCTCCGGCGGTGAGCGCAACCGCCTCAACCTGGCGCTGACCCTCAAGCAGGGCGGCAACCTGCTGCTCCTCGACGAGCCGACCAACGACCTCGACGTCGAGACCCTGTCCTCGCTGGAGAACGCGCTGCTGGAGTTCCCCGGCTGCGCCGTGGTCATCTCCCACGACCGCTGGTTCCTGGACCGGGTGGCCACCCACATCCTCGCCTACGAGGGCGAGAGCAAGTGGTTCTGGTTCGAGGGCAACTTCGAGTCCTACGAGAAGAACAAGGTCGAGCGCCTGGGCGCGGACGCCGCCCGCCCGCACCGCGCGAGCTACAAGAAGCTGACCCGCGGCTGA
- a CDS encoding Cys-Gln thioester bond-forming surface protein, whose translation MFHKQGRVVSRIAAVMLASGLAVGSSLVASGTAFAADPSSGVTAKLDGGIRYGEKIEHEVRPGRWLPVTAGQFNLKVTGTDTILQVYCIDLLNDTLKDATYHETDWASTSLSQPEKVKAKAGPKIQWLLEHSFPNVDEGALSKASGIDGLTKDDAAAATQIAIWHYSDPNVPTKQSDDHDKAKKFTDWLIAQADAKGGAEEPKPSLALNPGSVAGKSGDLLGPITVTTGGSTDSVTVALDKKGTDAGVTLVDKNGAAVKNAKSGDQLFAKVPAGAAAGTANVTADATATINLGRAFVGDDNGKHSQTLILAGTDKVKVNALAALTWAPKGPIPAATAKVDCTQGALVITATNKGDQDWTFTVGGKNVTVKPGATQDVTLPVEEDTAYKFTVTGPGGFSQTFSGVLNCKTDSNTLPPASPSATPSTAPSPSPTGPELASTGGGMGSGLTAALAGVLLVAGGAAVYGMRRRGRHSRTS comes from the coding sequence ATGTTCCACAAGCAGGGGCGGGTCGTCTCCCGCATAGCAGCTGTCATGCTCGCGTCGGGTCTTGCCGTCGGGTCGAGCCTGGTCGCGTCCGGTACGGCGTTCGCGGCGGACCCCTCCTCGGGTGTCACGGCGAAGCTGGACGGCGGCATCCGCTACGGCGAGAAGATCGAGCACGAGGTCCGCCCCGGTCGCTGGCTGCCGGTGACCGCCGGGCAGTTCAACCTCAAGGTGACCGGCACCGACACGATCCTGCAGGTGTACTGCATCGACCTGCTCAACGACACGCTCAAGGACGCGACCTACCACGAGACCGACTGGGCCTCGACCTCGCTGTCCCAGCCGGAGAAGGTCAAGGCCAAGGCCGGCCCGAAGATCCAGTGGCTGCTCGAGCACTCCTTCCCGAACGTCGACGAGGGCGCGCTCAGCAAGGCCTCCGGCATCGACGGCCTCACCAAGGACGACGCGGCCGCGGCCACCCAGATCGCCATCTGGCACTACTCCGACCCGAACGTGCCGACCAAGCAGAGCGACGACCACGACAAGGCCAAGAAGTTCACCGACTGGCTGATCGCCCAGGCCGACGCCAAGGGCGGCGCCGAGGAGCCGAAGCCCTCGCTCGCCCTCAACCCCGGCTCGGTGGCCGGCAAGAGCGGCGACCTGCTCGGCCCGATCACCGTCACCACCGGCGGCAGCACCGACAGCGTCACCGTCGCGCTCGACAAGAAGGGCACCGACGCGGGCGTCACCCTCGTCGACAAGAACGGCGCCGCGGTGAAGAACGCCAAGAGCGGCGACCAGCTGTTCGCCAAGGTCCCGGCCGGTGCCGCCGCCGGCACCGCGAACGTCACCGCCGACGCCACCGCCACCATCAACCTCGGCCGGGCCTTCGTCGGCGACGACAACGGCAAGCACAGCCAGACCCTGATCCTCGCCGGTACCGACAAGGTCAAGGTCAACGCCCTCGCCGCGCTGACCTGGGCGCCCAAGGGCCCGATCCCGGCCGCCACCGCCAAGGTCGACTGCACCCAGGGCGCGCTGGTCATCACCGCCACCAACAAGGGCGACCAGGACTGGACGTTCACCGTCGGCGGCAAGAACGTCACCGTGAAGCCCGGCGCCACCCAGGACGTCACCCTCCCGGTCGAGGAGGACACCGCCTACAAGTTCACCGTCACCGGCCCCGGCGGCTTCTCGCAGACCTTCAGCGGCGTGCTGAACTGCAAGACCGACAGCAACACCCTGCCGCCGGCCAGCCCGTCGGCGACCCCGTCCACCGCCCCGTCGCCCAGCCCGACCGGCCCGGAGCTGGCCTCCACCGGCGGCGGCATGGGCTCCGGCCTGACCGCCGCGCTGGCCGGCGTGCTGCTCGTCGCCGGCGGTGCCGCGGTCTACGGCATGCGCCGCCGCGGCCGCCACAGCCGCACCTCCTGA
- a CDS encoding single-stranded DNA-binding protein, producing MDEALVTMVGNAASGVTYRETPGGVAVANFRLAARERRYDRERGDWTDGGTTWVTVVAWRGLAANVVGSVNKGDPLVVSGRLRVREWGEEGSRRTEVEIDARSIGHDLARGTSVFRRALEGKSAPGQGGSGAAPAGSGTPGGASGGGAAAAVPVLSAAGGPRAVRLVEEAVPEWIVAAVAARRRAEEAAAVGGGAGGAAGEGGAGVAEEVLN from the coding sequence ATGGACGAGGCACTGGTGACGATGGTCGGCAACGCCGCGTCGGGCGTGACGTACCGGGAGACGCCCGGCGGGGTGGCGGTGGCGAACTTCCGGCTCGCCGCGCGGGAGCGGCGCTACGACCGGGAGCGCGGCGACTGGACGGACGGCGGGACGACCTGGGTGACGGTGGTGGCCTGGCGGGGGCTCGCGGCCAACGTGGTCGGTTCGGTGAACAAGGGCGATCCGCTGGTGGTGAGCGGGCGACTGCGGGTCCGCGAGTGGGGGGAGGAGGGCAGCCGGCGGACGGAGGTGGAGATCGACGCCCGCTCGATCGGCCACGACCTGGCCCGGGGCACCTCGGTGTTCCGGCGCGCGCTGGAGGGCAAGTCGGCGCCGGGGCAGGGAGGTTCGGGGGCGGCCCCGGCCGGGAGCGGAACTCCCGGCGGTGCTTCCGGCGGTGGTGCGGCGGCGGCGGTGCCGGTGCTGTCGGCGGCGGGCGGGCCGCGGGCGGTGCGGCTGGTCGAGGAGGCGGTGCCGGAGTGGATCGTGGCGGCGGTCGCGGCCCGGCGCCGGGCGGAGGAGGCCGCCGCGGTCGGCGGCGGTGCGGGTGGGGCGGCCGGGGAGGGAGGTGCGGGTGTGGCGGAGGAGGTTCTGAACTGA
- a CDS encoding TetR/AcrR family transcriptional regulator — protein sequence MTPPARGDHEARRRDVSEAVRRVLADRGFGGLTLRAVAAELGASTGLLTHYFPHKRALVAHALEVLDRQAAERHRPATEAAAGARGLPVLRAALLDILPLDAEGAAANRIWVGSWDAALGDAELTAGHAERYRRARRRMAGLCAEAQELGELPADRPAEELAARAQSFALGLVVQALFAPGEFPPERQRVLLDGFLADLAAGREHARGGTG from the coding sequence ATGACTCCACCCGCACGGGGCGACCACGAAGCACGCCGGCGCGACGTCTCGGAGGCGGTGCGGCGGGTGCTCGCCGACCGCGGCTTCGGCGGCCTGACCCTGCGCGCGGTGGCCGCCGAGCTCGGCGCCTCCACCGGCCTGCTCACCCACTACTTCCCGCACAAGCGGGCCCTGGTCGCCCACGCGCTGGAGGTCCTCGACCGGCAGGCCGCCGAACGCCACCGGCCCGCCACCGAGGCCGCCGCCGGCGCCCGCGGCCTGCCCGTGCTGCGCGCCGCGCTGCTCGACATCCTCCCGCTGGACGCGGAGGGCGCCGCCGCCAACCGGATCTGGGTCGGCTCCTGGGACGCCGCCCTCGGCGACGCCGAACTCACCGCCGGGCACGCCGAGCGCTACCGCCGGGCCCGCCGGCGGATGGCCGGGCTCTGCGCCGAGGCCCAGGAACTCGGCGAACTCCCCGCCGACCGCCCGGCCGAGGAACTGGCCGCGCGGGCCCAGTCCTTCGCGCTCGGGCTGGTGGTGCAGGCGCTGTTCGCCCCCGGGGAGTTCCCGCCGGAGCGCCAACGCGTGCTGCTGGACGGATTCCTGGCCGACCTGGCGGCGGGGCGGGAGCATGCGCGCGGCGGGACGGGGTAA
- a CDS encoding GNAT family N-acetyltransferase, with the protein MYAVALAEDAELRPLEPWQAEEFLEHMDRARAGVDPWIPWATRSTDLESARATLRKFADKQAADAGRIHGIWLDGTLVGGVMFVQFDAAAGVCEIGVWTEPAAQGRGLVTAAARRLLDYALLERGLYRAEWWNSTVNLRSRAVARRLGMTLDGTLRKHTEHLGVRLDLEIWSMLAPEWRAVREGAGPTEG; encoded by the coding sequence ATGTACGCCGTAGCGCTCGCCGAGGACGCCGAGCTCCGCCCGTTGGAGCCGTGGCAGGCCGAGGAGTTCCTGGAGCACATGGACCGGGCTCGGGCCGGGGTCGATCCGTGGATTCCGTGGGCGACCCGCAGCACCGACCTGGAGTCCGCCCGCGCGACGCTGCGGAAGTTCGCCGACAAGCAGGCCGCCGACGCCGGGCGGATCCACGGGATATGGCTGGACGGGACGCTGGTGGGCGGCGTGATGTTCGTCCAGTTCGACGCCGCGGCCGGGGTCTGCGAGATCGGCGTGTGGACCGAGCCCGCCGCCCAGGGCCGCGGCCTGGTCACCGCGGCCGCCCGCCGGCTGCTGGACTACGCGCTGCTGGAGCGCGGCCTGTACCGCGCCGAGTGGTGGAACAGCACGGTCAACCTGCGCAGCCGGGCGGTGGCCCGACGGCTGGGCATGACGCTGGACGGCACGCTCCGCAAGCACACCGAACACCTGGGCGTCCGGCTGGACCTGGAGATCTGGTCGATGCTGGCCCCGGAGTGGCGGGCGGTCCGCGAGGGCGCCGGCCCGACGGAGGGTTGA
- a CDS encoding enoyl-CoA hydratase/isomerase family protein, which yields MPASTAHPLDRPGPGDVELPTGAPGLRCWVGPERVATLLLDRPERRNAVTGAMWRALPGVLAELAARPDVRVLVLTGAAGAFSAGADIAELAGVYADPASAGAYHAANVAAEQALAAFPRPTLAVVRGACVGGGCQLALACDLRLAAADARLGITPAKLGVVYPAVPTLRLAALVGPARAKYLLFSGELLPAARAESFGLLDEVLPPAELDARAREFAGLLARRSPQTIGAVKAVLSVDPADAAAALEPWERASRTAPDVREGLAAFLERREPRF from the coding sequence ATGCCCGCGAGCACCGCCCACCCGCTGGACCGCCCGGGCCCGGGGGACGTCGAACTGCCCACCGGCGCGCCGGGCCTGCGCTGCTGGGTGGGCCCGGAGCGGGTGGCGACGCTGCTGCTGGACCGGCCGGAGCGGCGCAACGCGGTGACCGGCGCGATGTGGCGGGCGCTGCCCGGGGTGCTGGCGGAGCTGGCGGCGCGCCCGGACGTCCGGGTGCTGGTGCTGACCGGCGCGGCGGGCGCGTTCTCGGCGGGCGCGGACATCGCCGAGCTGGCCGGGGTGTACGCCGACCCGGCGTCCGCCGGCGCGTACCACGCCGCGAACGTGGCGGCCGAGCAGGCGCTGGCGGCGTTCCCGCGCCCGACCCTGGCGGTGGTCCGGGGCGCCTGCGTGGGCGGCGGCTGCCAGTTGGCGCTGGCCTGCGACCTGCGGCTGGCCGCCGCGGACGCCCGCCTCGGCATCACCCCGGCGAAGCTGGGCGTGGTCTACCCGGCGGTCCCGACGCTGCGGCTGGCCGCGCTGGTCGGCCCGGCCCGGGCCAAGTACCTGCTGTTCTCGGGCGAGTTGCTCCCCGCCGCCCGCGCGGAGTCGTTCGGCCTGCTGGACGAGGTGCTGCCGCCCGCCGAACTGGACGCCCGGGCACGGGAGTTCGCGGGCCTGCTGGCCCGCCGCTCACCGCAGACCATCGGCGCGGTCAAGGCCGTGCTGTCCGTCGACCCGGCGGACGCGGCGGCCGCCCTGGAGCCCTGGGAGCGCGCGTCCCGGACGGCGCCGGACGTCCGGGAGGGCCTGGCGGCGTTCCTGGAGCGCCGCGAGCCGCGGTTCTGA
- a CDS encoding acyl-CoA dehydrogenase family protein: MTTFSLDPGPDQIAVRDWLHGFAADVIRPAAAEWDEREETPWPIIQEAAKLGIYSLDFYAQQFFDPSGVGIPIAMEELFWGDAGIGLAITGTTLAAVAVLANGTDEQIGTWAPQMFGTPEDVKVAAFCSSEPDAGSDVSALRTRAVYDEAKDEWVINGTKTWATNGGIAHVHVVVATVDPELGSRGQASFVVPPGTKGLSQGQKFKKHGIRASHTAEVVLDGVRVPGHCLLGGKEKLDARLARAREGTRGGGRNAAMATFEASRPAVGAQAIGIARAAYEVALDYAKTRVQFGKPIIENQGVAFQLADMKTRIDAARLLVWRASWMAVNNQPFTSAEGSMSKLYAGETAKFVTAQAMQILGGNGFTREYPVERMHRDSAIYTVFEGTSEIQRLVIARAISGAPIR, from the coding sequence ATGACCACCTTCTCGCTCGACCCCGGGCCGGACCAGATCGCCGTCCGCGACTGGCTGCACGGCTTCGCCGCCGACGTCATCCGCCCTGCCGCCGCGGAGTGGGACGAGCGCGAGGAGACCCCCTGGCCGATCATCCAGGAGGCCGCCAAGCTGGGCATCTACTCCCTCGACTTCTACGCCCAGCAGTTCTTCGACCCCTCCGGCGTCGGCATCCCGATCGCCATGGAGGAACTGTTCTGGGGCGACGCGGGCATCGGCCTCGCCATCACCGGCACCACGCTGGCCGCCGTCGCCGTGCTCGCCAACGGCACCGACGAGCAGATCGGCACCTGGGCCCCGCAGATGTTCGGCACCCCCGAGGACGTCAAGGTCGCCGCGTTCTGCTCCTCCGAGCCCGACGCCGGCTCCGACGTCTCCGCGCTGCGCACCCGCGCCGTCTACGACGAGGCCAAGGACGAGTGGGTGATCAACGGCACCAAGACCTGGGCCACCAACGGCGGCATCGCGCACGTCCACGTGGTGGTCGCCACCGTCGACCCCGAACTCGGCTCCCGCGGCCAGGCGTCCTTCGTCGTCCCGCCCGGCACCAAGGGCCTCAGCCAGGGCCAGAAGTTCAAGAAGCACGGCATCCGTGCCTCGCACACCGCCGAGGTCGTCCTCGACGGCGTCCGCGTCCCCGGCCACTGCCTGCTCGGCGGCAAGGAGAAGCTCGACGCCCGCCTCGCCCGGGCCCGCGAAGGCACCCGGGGCGGCGGCAGGAACGCCGCCATGGCCACCTTCGAAGCCTCCCGCCCCGCCGTCGGTGCCCAGGCCATCGGCATCGCCCGGGCCGCGTACGAGGTGGCCCTCGACTACGCCAAGACCCGCGTGCAGTTCGGGAAGCCGATCATCGAGAACCAGGGCGTCGCCTTCCAGCTCGCCGACATGAAGACCCGGATCGACGCGGCCCGGCTGCTGGTCTGGCGGGCCTCCTGGATGGCCGTCAACAACCAGCCGTTCACCAGCGCCGAGGGCTCGATGTCCAAGCTGTACGCGGGCGAGACCGCCAAGTTCGTCACCGCGCAGGCCATGCAGATCCTCGGCGGCAACGGCTTCACCCGCGAGTACCCGGTCGAGCGGATGCACAGGGACAGCGCCATCTACACCGTGTTCGAGGGCACCAGCGAGATCCAGCGGCTGGTCATCGCCCGGGCGATCTCGGGGGCGCCGATCCGCTGA